CATTGATCGTTACTCCTCTTTCCTTTTCTTCAGGGGCATTATCAATATCATCAAACTTCTTCAAATCCGCTAATCCTTGCTTTGCCAATGTTCCGATTATCGCTGCAGTGAGTGTTGTCTTACCATGGTCCACGTGCCCGATCGTTCCAATATTTACGTGCGGCTTTGACCTTTCAAATTTTTCTTTTGCCATTTCTCTCCCCCTTTATTTCCTATTTAATATCTGCTCTTCTATATCCTTTGGCACCTTATCGAAATGAGACGGTTCCATCGAATAACTTGCCCTGCCTTTCGTAAGAGATCTCATAGATGTCGCATAGCCAAACATTTCTTTTAACGGTACTTCCGTACGAATAATTCTTGTTTTTGCTTTTGATTCAATATTGATAATTTTCCCTCTGCGGGAATTAATATCACCTATGATATCACCCATATATTCTTCCGGGGTCGTTACATCTACTTTCATGATCGGCTCAAGTATGATAGGTTTTGCTTTTCTTACCACATCTTTAAACGCTATTGATGCAGCCATTTTAAATGCAATTTCGGAAGAATCAACATCATGATATGACCCGTCTTCAAGCGTAACCTTTATATCAACAACAGGATATCCGCCGATAACACCTGTCTTAGCGGCCTCTTCAAGACCAGCTTTTACCGGTTTTATAAATTCTTTCGGTATAGCACCGCCAACAATTGCGTTAACAAATACAAACCCTGACCCTTTTTCAGTCGGCTCAATAGATATTTCAACATGTCCGTACTGTCCGCGCCCCCCGCTTTGCTTTATAAATTTACCTTCAGCTTTAGCCGGGATAGTAATCGTTTCTCTATACGCAACTTGAGGAGCACCTACATTTGCCTCAACTTTAAATTCTCTAAACATCCTGTCCTTGATAATATCCAGATGCAGCTCGCCCATTCCAGCAATAATAGTCTGACCTGTTTCAATATTTGTTGCTATTTTAAATGTAGGATCTTCCTCAGTCATTTTATGCAAAGCAATCTGAAGTTTGTCTCTATCGCCAGCCGTTTTTGGTTCAATGGCCATTGAAATAACTGGTTCAGGAAAGAGCATTGATTCAAGCACTATTTTATGTGAGTCATCACATAAAGTATCGCCCGTAGACACGCCTTTTAAGCCTACTGCGGCAATAATATCACCGGCATTCACCTCATCAATATCTTTTCTATCATTCGCATGCATCTCAAGAATACGGCCAAGACGGTCTTTCGTTTTTCTGCAGGAATTATATACTCCTGACCCTTTCTTTATTGTGCCGGAATATACTCTCATATAGGTCAATTTACCGACAAATGGATCAGTCATTATTTTAAATGCAAGCGCGCTGAACGGCTGTGAATCATCTGCTTCGCGTACTTCCTCATGATCAGTAGATGGATTAATACCTTTAATAGGAGGTATATCAAGCGGACTTGGTAAATACTGCACTACTGCATCTAAAAGCTGCTGCACCCCCTTGTTCTTAAATGCTGTGCCGCACATCACAGGGACAATAAGGCCATCAAGCGTTGCTTTTCTTATAACGGTCATCAATTCTTCTTTTGACGGCTCGTGACCATTTACATATTTCTCAAGAATAAGCTCATCTTCTTCAGCTAGGGCCTCAATCAGTAAGCCTCTATATTCATTTGCCTGACTCTTTAATGCATCAGGTATTTCTTCCACTACAAACTCTGCACCCATTGCATCAGATGTATATCTGAGCGCCTTCATCTGGACAAGATCAATAATGCCCTCAAACTTTTCTTCTGCACCGATAGGCAACTGTATGGGAACTGCTCGCGCACCTAACCTATCTTTCATCATTTCTACAGAACCAATAAAATCAGCCCCTACACGATCCATCTTATTTACAAACGCTATTCGCGGAATACCATATCTATCAGCTTGCCGCCATACTGTCTCAGATTGCGGCTCTACACCGCCTACTGAACAAAATACCGCAATAACACCATCAAGAACTCTTAATGACCGTTCAACTTCAGCCGTAAAATCAACATGTCCCGGCGTATCAATAATATTAATCCTAAAATCCTGCCAGAAACACGTTGTCGAAGCAGACGTAATGGTTATACCTCGTTCTTGCTCCTGTGGCATCCAATCCATTACCGCAGTACCTTCATGTACTTCTCCAAGTTTATGGACCTTGCCCGTATAAAATAAAATACGTTCGGTTGTAGTCGTTTTACCTGCGTCTATATGTGCCATTATTCCAATATTTCTAATTTTATCTAACGGAAACTGTCTCATTTTCAAAGAACCTTATGTTCGTATCTCGTATCTAGTAGCTCGTATCTAGGAATTCTACATCTGAAAACCATACTGCATGTTACTACTAAAAACTATGAACCCTTTCATCTCTATCTTTTAAGTCCTCGTTCTTTCTCGATACACTATGCACGAGACACGAAAACCGAGTCTTTACCACTTATAATGTGCAAACGCTTTGTTTGCTTCTGCCATCTTGTGCGTATCTTCACGTTTCTTTATAGAAGAACCCACGCCTTTGTATGCATCAATAATTTCTGTTGCCAAGCGCTTTCCCATAGGTTGCCCCTTACGTGCGCGAGAATAGGTAATAATCCACTTGATCGCGAGCGTTACTCTCCGGTCAGGAGATACTTCTATAGGCACCTGATATGTCGCGCCACCAATTCTTCGAGACTTTACTTCAAGAAGAGGCTTAACATTATCAATAGCTTTTAAGAACACTTTTACAGGCTCTTGTTCTTTTGTCTGCTCTTGAACGGTATCAAGCGAAGAATAAAATATTTTTTCAGCAATACTTTTCTCGCCATCTACCATAAGCATGTTAATAAATTTTGCTACTAATACATTCTTAAATTTAGAATCAGGTATAACTTTACGTTTTGTTGCTCTTCTTCTTCTCGCCATTACTTTCCTCCGTTACATAATACTGTTACTGCATTTCGTATATACACAGTCTCATTTAACTCTTTGGTCTTTTCGCACCATAGTGTGAACGACTCTTCTTTCTATTTTCAACGCCCATAGTATCTAGCGTTCCCCTCACTATATGATATCGTACACCCGGCAAATCTTTTACTCTTCCGCCTCTCACAAGAACAATAGAGTGTTCCTGAAGATTATGCCCCACGCCTGGTATATACGCCGTTACTTCAACGCCATTTGTTAAACGAACACGAGCTACCTTTCTCAGTGCGGAATTTGGTTTTTTAGGCGTCTGCGTTTTTACTAGAAGACATACTCCTCTACGCTGAGGACATTTTTTAAGTGCGGGAGATTTTGACTCATATTTCTTCGGATTTCTCCCAAATCGTATTAACTGATTAATAGTCGGCATGCAACCCCCTTATAAACCTTTCTTCTTTTCTTTACGTTCTTTTTTTTCTTCTTTAACTGCTTCCTCTTCTGTAATAGTAGCCATATCAATGTTACGGTGCGTGTTATAGCCAGTTCCACCGGGTATAACGTGGCCCATAATAACATTCTCTTTAAAACCTCTCAGAGTATCCACTTTACCGCTTGTTGCAGCTTCTGTTAAAACTCTTGTTGTCTCCT
The genomic region above belongs to Candidatus Ancaeobacter aquaticus and contains:
- the fusA gene encoding elongation factor G, translating into MRQFPLDKIRNIGIMAHIDAGKTTTTERILFYTGKVHKLGEVHEGTAVMDWMPQEQERGITITSASTTCFWQDFRINIIDTPGHVDFTAEVERSLRVLDGVIAVFCSVGGVEPQSETVWRQADRYGIPRIAFVNKMDRVGADFIGSVEMMKDRLGARAVPIQLPIGAEEKFEGIIDLVQMKALRYTSDAMGAEFVVEEIPDALKSQANEYRGLLIEALAEEDELILEKYVNGHEPSKEELMTVIRKATLDGLIVPVMCGTAFKNKGVQQLLDAVVQYLPSPLDIPPIKGINPSTDHEEVREADDSQPFSALAFKIMTDPFVGKLTYMRVYSGTIKKGSGVYNSCRKTKDRLGRILEMHANDRKDIDEVNAGDIIAAVGLKGVSTGDTLCDDSHKIVLESMLFPEPVISMAIEPKTAGDRDKLQIALHKMTEEDPTFKIATNIETGQTIIAGMGELHLDIIKDRMFREFKVEANVGAPQVAYRETITIPAKAEGKFIKQSGGRGQYGHVEISIEPTEKGSGFVFVNAIVGGAIPKEFIKPVKAGLEEAAKTGVIGGYPVVDIKVTLEDGSYHDVDSSEIAFKMAASIAFKDVVRKAKPIILEPIMKVDVTTPEEYMGDIIGDINSRRGKIINIESKAKTRIIRTEVPLKEMFGYATSMRSLTKGRASYSMEPSHFDKVPKDIEEQILNRK
- a CDS encoding GTP-binding protein, which gives rise to MAKEKFERSKPHVNIGTIGHVDHGKTTLTAAIIGTLAKQGLADLKKFDDIDNAPEEKERGVTIN
- the rpsG gene encoding 30S ribosomal protein S7, whose amino-acid sequence is MARRRRATKRKVIPDSKFKNVLVAKFINMLMVDGEKSIAEKIFYSSLDTVQEQTKEQEPVKVFLKAIDNVKPLLEVKSRRIGGATYQVPIEVSPDRRVTLAIKWIITYSRARKGQPMGKRLATEIIDAYKGVGSSIKKREDTHKMAEANKAFAHYKW
- the rpsL gene encoding 30S ribosomal protein S12 codes for the protein MPTINQLIRFGRNPKKYESKSPALKKCPQRRGVCLLVKTQTPKKPNSALRKVARVRLTNGVEVTAYIPGVGHNLQEHSIVLVRGGRVKDLPGVRYHIVRGTLDTMGVENRKKSRSHYGAKRPKS